A window of Liolophura sinensis isolate JHLJ2023 chromosome 4, CUHK_Ljap_v2, whole genome shotgun sequence genomic DNA:
TTGTCTACAGATGTACTGATAATACTGTTACCCAACCCAACCTAACCTTCGTGAAACAACACACTTTGCCACTGCATGGGTAATATGACGGAACTCTGCAATGAGGAACAATTCTAGCCTAAagccatgtatttatttatttatttaattattttattggtgtgttATGCCAAATACTtttatacttaagaatatttcacttacacaacggcggtcagcgttatcTGCTGAGAATAAAtcagacagagcccggagggaacccacgactatccgcaggctaCTGGCAGACATAAAATACGTAATCTTATGTTCATTTCTGCCACTGTGATGACGTCTTGTCTTCAGATTGGTGACGTATTCCGCGTGCGTTGCAACAATGGCAATCACAAATTCAGCAtggacccgagtcgccattgAGCAGGGTGATGAACCCGCCATTctaaattataatcaaaatgGACCAAAAGAGGACAGGAgcacaaaagttttttttttttttttatggaatgaGCGTAATAACCCTGAAATATGAGATTAGCTCGAATAGAATGATTTCCAGACTGATCTCTCCTATTTACAGGACAATTTTATTGTATAAAGAATGAATGTGAATACTCTTTGCATAATATTTATCTTtgaaggaaaagacctctaaaataGACATTACTAAATAGACCACTCAGAActatgcacatatatactttcatttagttttttttttagatttttgtgaaaagggtTAAAGACGTTCCAACATTTGAATCCTAAGGTGGGCTTTCCAGACAATACTATCACTGCTTAcgaaatgtgacgtcacagcaagtttttccaactctaatcacgaatAACACTTTTTACCcataagtaaaagattactgaagtaATGtccccaaaaattccttcctacTTGTGAacatcagaaagaaaaaaaaaaggtgttgtgacgtcagagttccaaGATACCGTCAGCATGACTCATAAAGCCCATAGTCTTCAAATacttgaatgcctttcaacactcttaaaacaaatctgaaaaactaaatgaaagtatttttacgcacagttttcagttgtacgtATgctgaaccttacttcatattctGGCTaccttaaaggcaaagaaagcaGTAAATGAAGTACAAGAAGGTATATATCAGattaaagaccattaaacactgttcgAGGATAATAGGTTcgagttattttttttcagaattgttTGTAAAAGAAGTAAAATGGTTATACAACAAAAGATTCTACGCTGGGGctgtatcagtgacgtcacattcatcagtgacgtcacattcatAGTTTTTGCTTGCATTGTTCGTTTCAAGGTTCCTTCGTTAGCAGTCTCTAAAATACTATAGGTATATGCGTTTTGAATGATGGAATCTAGGAGTCTGTGTGAGTTTAGTGACAGAaactggatgtgacgtcactgattcCAGGTAAAGTCAGTATTCGGTacatgatctttcatctgacatatactttacATTACTGTTTTCGGTgccttaaaacaaaaacaaccaacTTTTGTGCGTGGTGTACAGTCGATATTGTTTGCGTGTGGCTGTATTCAATCAGATGGACTTTGACGATGAACTTTGGAGCACACAAGGCCCGAAACGACAGTTAACTTAACTTAACTTAACTAAACACTTTGTGTGCATAGTTCCGGTAGACAAAAATATGTATACTCGTTAGTGAGTTTTTGGAATTTTCATACACAATAAAATCTTACCGCATACTCCATGTAGAAAGCATGCCTATATGCAAACTATCAGTTCAATGCATCAGGGAATGAGAGGAGATAATTCAGCGCAGTGCATATGCACCATCAGTCATACGATTTATCTCCCCTGGTAAAGCAGATGTGCAGTTGACTAAGTGTATTcgtgattatttttttatgggCAATTTCCCCGTCTCTACGaacattttcagtttcagcATCTCTACTAAGTTCAGGGAGAAAGGTTCAGCTTTTAAAATGTCGCCTTTGTCGCGGAACAGAGCTTGTAAGTATCCCCCATCTATCTCCATCTCCACAAACGGCTCTACTTTTTTCCGCAGTCCTAGCGTCCCAAGCGCCGCTCTCACCTGCTCCACGGAAAGCGTCTTTAACTTTTCACCCCAATCACTGCCAGTCGGATTAGAGTAGCCACATGCCCCTACCAATGGGCTGTCTTGTCTCTCCGACACTTGCCCTTTGGTGTCTGTGATTTTTGATTTCTGAGGTTTGGCATTATCTGAGACTAGTTCTAAATAAGTAGGCTTTCGAGCCTTTCTGTCGATAGTGGCCAGCGGTGTACCTGCAGTAGTTTGGGCTCCTGACCCCAGGGGGCGCACTGCCTGCGAGGGTTTGGGTTGTGTTTTGATGGGTTTCTGATGGACTCTGGGTTGTGGTAAGCCTTTTGAATATGTAAGCTTGCCTGAATATGAAGCCTTTCCTGAAGGTGAAACCTTGCCTAAAGGTGAAACCTTGCTCGTGGGTGAAACCATGCCTGAAGGTGAAACCTTGCCCGTGGGTGAAACATTACCTGCGATCAGAAAAGGTCATGCACAATCGTCTAATATAATTCAAGATTTGCCGCGATATATGTGTTTGTGGGTAATCAGTCTTAAATACACTGTGCCTCAGCAATTTCTTGTTGCtttagattcatttatttgtttgtttggcgTTTTGCGCAgtacttaaaggtggagaaaatataaaaatgacataaagttagAAAGAGTGCGAAAAATTATTCccaaatgtggtcttcaatatttttttccgatttttccttaaggaaaaaaaGACACTTTAAAATAATCTTTCTATAGTGGTTATTTGGGAcaaccttttggtatttatagtctttgtttaataatgtcataaatgaggatgaaacacaggtttaataaatatagaacaaatgtattaaacctcaatcgggatcatatttatattcataaatattatcataaattacgttaaatgcatatgtttcgatataaacaacaaatttacattcaaatgaatttatttgaacattattatacaacaaggataaatatcaaaagttggtcccaaatacccactatacaataatattgtaaaatacccttttctcttaaaaaaaaaatccaaaaaaatattaaagaccatatttgcaaataaggtTTGAGgttcttttatctgatttttgcatcaattttatgttttcttctcctttaagaatatttcacctacacaatagcagccagcattatcgtgggagaaAAAAACCTACGTTcgatgaaaatacaaaaaatgtatcGGCTTACATTTCACTCTTATTTTATTCCTCCAGAAAATGTATCGGTTAACTTCCATGCCTATTGTTTTCTCGGTTCACTTTCCGGACTTACTGTTTTCCCCAGGAAATGTATCGGCTTACTTTATACACTTCTGTACTttcttaagaaaaaaatatcggTCAACTTTCGTGCTTACCGTTGTCTCCAGGCAATGTATCGGCTTACTTTATACACTTCTTTTCTTTCTCCAGCAAATATATCGATCAACTTTCATGCTTACCGTTTTCTCCAGGCAAAATATCGGattactttttatatttattttctttctccaaAAAATATATCGATTAACTTTCATGCTTACTGTTTTTTCCAGGCAATGTATCGGCTTACTTTATACACTTATTTTCTTTCTCCAGAAAATATATCGATCAACTTTCATGCTTACTGTTTTTTCCAGGCAATGTATCGGCTTATTTTGTACACTTATTTTCTTTCTCCAGAAAATATATCGATCAACTTTCATGCTTACTGTTTTTTCCAGGCAATGTATCGGCttattttatacacttattttcTTTCTCCAGAGAATATATCGATCAACTTTCATGCTTACCGTTTTCTCCAGGTAAAATATCGGCTTACTTTTTACACTTATTTTCTTTCTCCAAAAAATATATCGATCAACTTTCATGCTTACTGTTTTTTCCAGGCAATGTATCGGCTTACTTTATACACTTATTTTCTTTCTCCAGAAAATATATCGATCAACTTTCATGCTTACTGTTTTTTCCAGGCAATGTATCGGCttattttatacacttattttcTTTCTCCAGAGAATATATCGATCAACTTTCATGCTTACCGTTTTCTCCAGGTAAAATATCGGCTTACTTTTTACACTTATTTTCTTTCTCCAAAAAATATATCGATCAACTTTCATGCTTACTGTTTTTTCCAGGCAATGTATCGGCTTACTTTATACACTTATTTTCTTTCTCCAGAAAATATATCGATCAACTTTCATGCTTACCGTTTTGTCCAGGCAAAATATCGGCTTACTTTTTACACTTATTTTCTTTCTCCAAAAAATATATCGATCAACTTTCATGCTTACTGTCTTCTCCAGGCAATGTATCGGCTTACTCTGTCCACCTCTTTTATTTCTATAGAAAATATATCGATCAACTTTGATGCTTACTGTTTTCTCCAGGCAATGTATCGGCTTACTTTATACACTTATTTTCTTTCTCCAGAGAATATATCGATCAACTTTCGTGCCTACTGTTTTCTCCAGGCAATGTATCGGCTTACTTTATACACCTTTTTTCTCTCTCCACAAAAAATATCGATCAACTTTCATGCTTACTGTTCTTCTCCAGGCAATTTATCGGCTTACTGTATACtattattttctttctccaGAAAATATATCGATCAACTTTGATGCTTACTCTTTTCTCCAGGCAATATATCGATCAACTTTCATGCTTACTGTCCTCCCCAGGAAATATATCGGCTTACTTTGTACACCTCTTTTTTTCTACAGAAAATATATCGATTAACTTTTATGCTTACTGTTTTCCCAGGCAATGTATCGGCTTATTTTATacacctctttttttttctccagaaaaTATATCGATCAACTTTCATGCTTACTGTCCTCCCCAGGCAATGTATCGGCgtactttatacacttattTTCTTCCTTCAGAAAATATATCGATTAACTTTTATGCTTACTGTTTTCCCAGGCAATGCATCGGCTTATTTTATacacctctttttttttctccagaaaaTATATCGATCAACTTTCATGCTTACTGTTTTCCCAGGCAATATATCGGCTTACATGATACACTTATTTTCTTTCTACAGAAAATATATCGATCAACTTTCAAGCTTACTGTTTTCTCCAGGCAATGTATCGGCTTAGTTTCCACAGTTATTGTTTATTGAAAATTTATGGGGTTACTTTTCACACTTACCGTTTTGTCCGGGGGTACAAGGAAGAGGCCGTAGGTAATTCCCCTGTCTTTTTGGCCTGTTGGATCTCGAAGGAACCGATGGCGGCGAAATAGGTGTAACGTTTACGTGATCTGACAAATAAACACGACTGGTTGATTAACTGGCGGTATATTTGATAAATGATTGATCCATGGActattttctttattctttcattcattcttttaactTGTTCAATTTTGCTCGTTCTTTATTTCGTTAATTCATTCGTTCgttcaatcatttatttattaaatcacTCATTACGTCATTAATTTGTTCACTAATTCATCAATTCATTGATCAGTTTGTTTATCACTGCATTCAAGCATGTATTCATCGGTGCGTATAACcactcttccattcactaatTCATCAATTCATTGATCAGTTTGTTCATCACTGCattcaagcattcattcatcagTGCGTATATCCACTCatccattcattaattcatcaattcattcattcattcattcatccctTCAATCTTGATTtctgagtatgacataaaatgcatacatacatacgtacataaaATCACATGCATACTTATTCAGTTCAACAGAGGCGACAGCTTTATTTAGATGATTTAAAAGGTCCTTAAACATGGTGGTAAAATTTTACCAATCcataaaaggcaaagaaaacactgatgtgaagtatatgtcagatcaAAAACCactaaacactgtccacaaaaatagtttAATTCATTCTTTTAGAATATTTTCAGCTCAATCAAAtgcaattgaaaaaaattctacGGTGGCCTTTCAGACAATGGGAccattgacgtcacatcaggtttttgctacttaacacactTTGACTGCCACATTTCTTCATTAAAActgcatatacatacagatttaTGAATAGATTCGCCGAATGGACCTGGAAACAagctatttcaagcaaaaagatgtgacgtcactgataccttcTGATTCGCAACAAAACCCCGAAGAATCGGTTTGacgttttcaaaacattttactcCGTTCCTATAAATATAAATCGGACAATTTTCTTGGACCgatttttaatggtctttcatctggcGTACgtttcatttcagtgttttctttgcctttcattaaaattaattttatttatttatttatttatttgattggtgctttacgccgtactcatgaatatttcacttatacgacggcggtcagcattatggtgggtgcagaccggcagaacccgggggaaacccacgaccattcgcaggctgctgccagaccttcccacttacggccggagaggaagccaacatgagctggacttgaactcacagcgaccgcattggtgagagactcctgagtcattacgctgcgctagcgcgctaaccaactgagccacggaggccccaaaaatCAATTTGACGAATTAATGTCGAATTTCGTCACACATGAGACTCGTTCTGACATTTTGCCAATCTTCTACCCCTCCTGTTTTTGAGACAGCCGCGTGGTAAAAGACTTCTATGCTTCGCTTGTCTTACCACAGAATGCTTTGAAATTTGCTTGCAAGCAGCTAAACACCtacaccaaataaaaaataaacgcTATCAGTGAAGGAATATCAAAGCAcccagtcggttagcgcgctagcgcagcgtaatgacccaggagcctctcaccaatgcggtcgctgtgagttcaagtccaactcatgctggcttcctctccggccgtaagtgggaaggtccgtcagcaacctgcggatggtcgtgggtttcccccgggctgtgcccggtttccacccaccataatgctggccgccgtcgtataagtgaaatattcttgagtacggcgtaaaacaccaatcaaataaataaataaatcaaagcatcCAAACCTTATGGAACTTTTGAAGATTTGACTTGAAATCATCGGAAAAAACTAAGAGTAACATCAAAAACGGATGATTTTTAGTTAATAAACAATGCACGCGCATTCAAGTTATAAAACTTGAACAATGCTAGTAAGCTAGCACTGTTACTCTTTTGTCACTAGTATAAAAGTCGGATGAATTTCGACAATACTTTCTGGAATCGGAAGTCTTCTAGCTCTCAGAATACATACGTATATACGACTATTCAATAATTTTCTGTTAgaaaacaaaaccctaactgaggtcaACTACCACCCGGCACATAAACTCGGTATAAAAGGCCCAAATTAGGTCATACAAGCTCTCTATAGAAGACAAAATTAGGTCCTGCAAACTCTCTACAAAAGACAAACCTAGGTCATACAAATTATctgtaaaattcaaaattaagTCAAGCAAACACTCTATAAAAGCCAAAATTAGGTCGACAAACTCTCTATAAAAGCCCAAATTAGGTCATGCAAACTCTCTCTGAAAGCCATAATTAGGTCACGCAAACTCTCAATAAAAGCCAAAATTAGGTCATGCAAACTCTCTATATAATCCAAAATTAGGTCATACAAATTCTCTATAAAAGCCAAAATTAGGTCATACAAATTCTCTTTAAAATCCCAAATCGCATAAATTCTCAAAATGccaaaagtattttattttcaggaatTTTTTTCCATGTGGTAGTGGATCAGGCAGAATTTACCTTTATGCCTCAATAAAGTAGTTATTTGATTCACGCCATAGTCAAGTCACGCCATTTACTTATACAAATTCGTCAACCTTTATTCgagactggtagatccagggtcaaaccttgatcgagtcacacctaagactttaaaagaggaagttgtaacttcctcgcttggcattcagaatgaaggggatagtgcaactattgtttgacccgtatcagtataatggctcgggcggggcgtcttacttgccttcggtaagttgtctcagtgaagcagcactaaataaaagagcggtggaaatccgtcctgcaacaaggaggcacattccacgtacatgcaccctaaggattccttcgtcgtcatatgattgaaaaaattgttgattacgacgttaaaccccaagcactcacttactcactcaacCACCACTACGAtctatattttgaaacattctgagaaaattaTATAGTGTAATGAAATCATTTGCACAGATATTTAAACTTTACAGCTTTAGTGACAAAAATAATATCATTTTAGGGTATAATTATCATaaaaattatatgcataaattccccTGAAaaatgctttagtggttgaaaatgaCCTCAGATGTCGTCAAGTTGTACAGTTTACCCGCTCCTCGgggttctattgatcttagaaaggtgttttgagttttgtttgACAGGTACGATCATATCCGCCTGGAACAATGGAAGTTTTAGCACCAAGAGTAATATGCTCTTCTTTGCacgaaattttagatcaaataccgtaattcagttttatttccaaGACGACATGCAGCTGAGCTGAGTTGGTGAAACTCATAACTTGTCATTTGCCAAACCCCATGTATGGGAAGATGCATAGACGCAATGACTTGTGAGTTGTATTTTCAGTTACACATTATATTAGGAACTGGACAGCCACACCCTCTTCCTCTTcctatacaaataaaaaatattcttgaatttgCAAACTTATCGAACTTAACTTCAGTGCTGATTAAAGACAGATATACGTCTCCCAAAATCTCGCATGCGCAGGAAGTCCCTTCcgcaatacatgtatgtatgccgCTTATTGATCCGCTAGAGAATATTAGCAATTTTTCGCTCATCACTTACCACTGCGTTGTTCAGGGTGATCACTGCTGGTACGCCGAGAAGGCCTTGGAGGGGGACGTGGTGGACTTGGGATCCCGCCTGAGTGTTGTCTTGGGGTCAGTAGTGGAGGCGAATTGCCCGAAGCCTCATAGAAATCTAAAGACAGAAAAAGATATGTGtgaccacacacacacacacacacacacacacacacacacacacacacacacacacacccacacacacgtgtgtgtgtgtgtgtgtgtgtgtgtctatatatatatatatgtgtgtgtgtgtgtgtgtcagtgagaACGGGGGAATGCACAAATCAATTGTCAGTGAGAACGGGGAATGCACAAATCAACTGTCAGTGAGAACGGGGGAATGCACAAATCAACTGTCCAAGGCAGGAGTTGAACCCCTATATTTGGTCCTATACCGATTAAAAGAGTTGCGCTTTTAACATCTCGGA
This region includes:
- the LOC135464866 gene encoding uncharacterized protein LOC135464866 codes for the protein MANLPEDVPGCDEGLTWSENLYTISELVDVHDLPCLVKVAEGVYSTEDTESFSNGDLLKLHRCERLEKVVAYPIESGHTKKWALKNYKNISSPILIPLDYRKKARVLTIGGDTRYPDRPEFVRRHAELIELRKDFVQDEKFVTKEVHVALANMDQFQGHFVLDRIESEYKAFGTHRLDLEDTGKRQPAVDVSESQQAVKEPSSSQEEMETYKSHQAVVIIPHTSDALFQVATNRETSIYQSFISLNFRANLDTVSLGGLYMEVQGSKLSQTVESDFYEASGNSPPLLTPRQHSGGIPSPPRPPPRPSRRTSSDHPEQRSDHVNVTPISPPSVPSRSNRPKRQGNYLRPLPCTPGQNGNVSPTGKVSPSGMVSPTSKVSPLGKVSPSGKASYSGKLTYSKGLPQPRVHQKPIKTQPKPSQAVRPLGSGAQTTAGTPLATIDRKARKPTYLELVSDNAKPQKSKITDTKGQVSERQDSPLVGACGYSNPTGSDWGEKLKTLSVEQVRAALGTLGLRKKVEPFVEMEIDGGYLQALFRDKGDILKAEPFSLNLVEMLKLKMFVETGKLPIKK